In a single window of the Papaver somniferum cultivar HN1 chromosome 8, ASM357369v1, whole genome shotgun sequence genome:
- the LOC113301160 gene encoding phospholipid hydroperoxide glutathione peroxidase 1, chloroplastic-like isoform X2 — translation MASMGFCASIPYSQNSFTRNLVNPSSSPIPCFGISDEISSKSSFVHHGFSLISCGFQSKSIKTTAVVYARAATEKSIYDFSVKDIDGKDVSLSKFKGKTLLVVNVASRCGLTTSNYTELSHIYEKYKTQGLEILAFPCNQFGFQEPGSNTEIKQFACTRFKAEFPIFDKMPNARLMLMGHLQLQFISF, via the exons ATGGCTTCAATGGGTTTCTGTGCTTCAATACCTTATTCTCAAAATTCTTTCACCAGGAATCTTGTCAATCCTTCCTCTTCTCCGATACCTTGTTTTGGTATATCCGATGAAATATCATCAAAATCTAGTTTTGTACATCACGGATTCTCTCTAATATCTTGTGGGTTTCAATCAAAATCTATTAAAACAACTGCTGTTGTTTATGCCAGAGCTGCTACTGAGAAGAGTATTTATGATTTCAGTGTCAAG GATATAGATGGGAAAGATGTTTCTCTGAGCAAGTTCAAGGGAAAGACTCTTTTGGTCGTCAACGTTGCATCTAGATG TGGTTTGACAACATCTAATTACACCGAGCTCTCTCACATTTACGAGAAGTACAAAACTCAAG GATTAGAAATTCTGGCTTTTCCTTGCAACCAATTTGGATTTCAAGAGCCAGGATCGAATACAGAGATTAAGCAGTTTGCTTGTACAAGGTTTAAAGCAGAATTCCCTATCTTTGATAAG ATGCCAAACGCCAGGTTGATGTTAATGGGCCATTTACAGCTCCAGTTTATCAGTTTCTAA
- the LOC113301160 gene encoding probable phospholipid hydroperoxide glutathione peroxidase isoform X1 has translation MASMGFCASIPYSQNSFTRNLVNPSSSPIPCFGISDEISSKSSFVHHGFSLISCGFQSKSIKTTAVVYARAATEKSIYDFSVKDIDGKDVSLSKFKGKTLLVVNVASRCGLTTSNYTELSHIYEKYKTQGLEILAFPCNQFGFQEPGSNTEIKQFACTRFKAEFPIFDKVDVNGPFTAPVYQFLKSSAGGFLGDLIKWNFEKFLVDKNGKVVERYPPTTSPFQIEKDIQKLLAA, from the exons ATGGCTTCAATGGGTTTCTGTGCTTCAATACCTTATTCTCAAAATTCTTTCACCAGGAATCTTGTCAATCCTTCCTCTTCTCCGATACCTTGTTTTGGTATATCCGATGAAATATCATCAAAATCTAGTTTTGTACATCACGGATTCTCTCTAATATCTTGTGGGTTTCAATCAAAATCTATTAAAACAACTGCTGTTGTTTATGCCAGAGCTGCTACTGAGAAGAGTATTTATGATTTCAGTGTCAAG GATATAGATGGGAAAGATGTTTCTCTGAGCAAGTTCAAGGGAAAGACTCTTTTGGTCGTCAACGTTGCATCTAGATG TGGTTTGACAACATCTAATTACACCGAGCTCTCTCACATTTACGAGAAGTACAAAACTCAAG GATTAGAAATTCTGGCTTTTCCTTGCAACCAATTTGGATTTCAAGAGCCAGGATCGAATACAGAGATTAAGCAGTTTGCTTGTACAAGGTTTAAAGCAGAATTCCCTATCTTTGATAAG GTTGATGTTAATGGGCCATTTACAGCTCCAGTTTATCAGTTTCTAAAGTCTAGTGCAGGAGGATTTTTGGGTGACCTAATCAAATGGAACTTTGAAAAGTTTCTGGTAGACAAAAATGGAAAGGTTGTAGAAAGATATCCACCTACTACGTCTCCTTTCCAAATTGAG AAGGATATCCAAAAGCTCCTTGCTGCATGA